The genomic interval ATTGGTGCACGTTCTGTTGAAAATCAACAACACCGTTTTGTTGCTTCTGGGATTGATGTGCCAACTGGTTTGAAAAATCCAACATCAGGAAATTTGAAAGTGATGTTTAATGGAATTTACGCCGCTCAACAATCACAAGATTTCCTCTTTGGCCGTGCAGAAGTTCAAACATCAGGAAATCCTTTAGCACATGCGATTTTGCGTGGTGGACAAGATGAAAATGGAAAATACCATCCAAACTACTACACTGATAACTTGCTTGATACAATTGAAATTTATGAAAAAATGGGCTTGAAAAATCCTTTTATTGTCATTGATACAAACCATGATAACTCTGGTAAGAAATTTATGGAACAAATCCGTATTGTTCGTCAAACCTTAGTTAATCGTGACTGGGATGATAAAATTCGCCAAAATGTTCGTGGCTTCATGATTGAATCTTACCTAGAAGATGGTCGCCAAGATAAACCAGAAGTATTTGGTAAATCAATTACTGACCCATGTTTAGGTTGGGATAAAACAGAAGCACTTGTTCAAGAAATTTACGAAGCTGAAAACAAAAATAACTAAAAATAAAAGCTGTCAGAACTGATAGCTTTTTTTCAGCTCACTTTCTTCAGGAAAATAATATAAAAAATACTTATTTGATGATAAAAGAAATCAAAGTCTAGCAACCATTCAAAAGCAGCCATGAAAAAAATAATGAAAAATTAACAGCAGATATTGCAAACCCTTTCGTTTTGTGGTACAATTTCAAGAGTGATAGATATTTTAGATATCGTCAATAAAAATGAAAAAACATCTAAGGAGAACCATAAAAATGGCATCTAAAGAATTCCACATCGTTGCAGAAACTGGTATCCATGCACGTCCAGCTACATTGCTTGTGCAAACAGCTTCAAAATTCACATCAGAAATCACTTTGGAATACAAAGGTAAATCAGTAAACCTTAAATCAATCATGGGTGTTATGTCACTCGGTGTTGGTCAAGGCGCTGACGTTACTATTTCAGCTGAAGGTGCAGATGCTGACGATGCAATCTCAACAATCGCTGAAACAATGACTAAAGAAGGACTCGCAGAATAATCATGACAACTATGCTTAAAGGTATCGCCGCATCATCAGGTGTAGCAGTAGCTAAGGCATACTTGCTTGTCCAACCAGATTTGTCTTTCGAAACAAAGACAATTGCTGATACAGCTAATGAAGAAGCTCGCCTTGATGCAGCACTTGCTACATCTCAAAGCGAGCTTCAACTTATTAAGGACAAAGCAGTAACAACCCTTGGTGAAGAAGCAGCATCTGTATTTGACGCTCATATGATGGTCCTCGCTGACCCAGATATGACTGCTCAAATTAAAGCAGTAATCAACGACAAAAAAGTTAACGCTGAATCAGCCCTCAAAGAAGTAACTGATATGTTTATCGGTATCTTTGAAGGAATGACTGATAA from Lactococcus lactis carries:
- a CDS encoding 3-deoxy-7-phosphoheptulonate synthase; amino-acid sequence: MSFKEISPKINIDAIKMLGHLNSEQQEKKLQRDKELEAIIKGEDDRLLLIIGPCSSDNEEAVLEYARRLAKLQETVKDKIFMVMRVYTAKPRTNGDGYKGLIHEPDADGHTDLINGIKMVRDLHYKVITETGLTTADEMLYPENLPMVDDLVSYHAIGARSVENQQHRFVASGIDVPTGLKNPTSGNLKVMFNGIYAAQQSQDFLFGRAEVQTSGNPLAHAILRGGQDENGKYHPNYYTDNLLDTIEIYEKMGLKNPFIVIDTNHDNSGKKFMEQIRIVRQTLVNRDWDDKIRQNVRGFMIESYLEDGRQDKPEVFGKSITDPCLGWDKTEALVQEIYEAENKNN
- a CDS encoding phosphocarrier protein HPr, whose amino-acid sequence is MASKEFHIVAETGIHARPATLLVQTASKFTSEITLEYKGKSVNLKSIMGVMSLGVGQGADVTISAEGADADDAISTIAETMTKEGLAE